Genomic window (Gemmatimonadota bacterium):
TGATGCCTGCCGACCAAGGGGGTTCGGAGTGAGAGCTCGCCCCAGGAGTTCGTCCGCATGGAAAACGAGGTGCCTTCGCGTCGGACCTCCACCGGAGAGATCGACCCAGGGTCGACGGAATGAAAGGGCGCCCCCACGTTTCGTGCGGTATCCCGGAAGAGCGAGAGCAGCCGGGACCTGTGCTCCGCGGTCAACAGGGGAGCTCCTTCTTTCACGATGCCTGCCTTCTCCCGCGCGATGCTCTCCAGAGTTCCGCCCAGGTAGTCGGCATGGTCGAGCGCGATGTTGGTTATCGCGGTGATCTCCGGGCGCACGACGTTGGTGGCGTCGAGCCTTCCGCCCAGTCCTACCTCGACCACCGCAACCTCCGCCCGGGCCCGTTCAAAGACCTTGAAGGCGAGCACGGTCACGGCTTCGAAGAAGGTCAGGCCTCGCCGGATGACCGGTCCCCTGACCACCCGCGCGGCCTCGAGCAGCTCCTCCTCGGTTACCGGCAGGCCGCCCACCAGCATCCTCTCGCGAATGCTGCACAGATGCGGTGAGAGGTAGCATGCGGCCCGGCGACCGTCGGCGACCAGAACCGATGCGAGCGTGCTCGCCACCGATCCCTTCCCGTTGGTGCCGCCGACGTGGATGACGGTACAGGCCAAGTGCGGGTCCCCCACATCGGCCAAGGCGGCGAAGACCCTTGCAAGCCCCCAATGCGCTCCGGTGGCCAAGGGACCGAAGAGACTTCCGGCGAGCGGGTCCGCGAGCGGTCCGTCGAGGCGGTCGGGGGTGACGACGCTTCCGGCGGGGAAGCTCGACGGGACGGCCTGTGCGGTCCGGGTCGGTTCGATCAGCCCCATCCGTTGAACTGGTGCCTGAGAAGGCGAACTATAGTATCCTTCATCGCGCAACGGGTCACCACCGCGTCGATCATGCCGTGGTCCAAGAGAAACTGTGCACGCTGAAAACCCTTCGGCAGCGACTCCCTGATCGTGGCCTCGATGACCCGCGGCCCCGCGAATCCGACCAGAGCGCCGGGCTCGGCAAGGTTCGCGTCTCCGAGCATTGCGAAGGAGGCCGTGACCCCTCCCGTGGTGGGGTGGGTGAGCACGGAAATGAAGGGGATCCCCCGCTCGTGCAGCCTGCCCAGTACCGCAGAGGTTTTCGCCATCTGCATTAGCGAGTATATCCCTTCTTGCATGCGAGCTCCGCCCGAGGCTGAAACCGCTATCAACGGCTCCTCCTCCTCGAGCGCGGTCCGCCCCGCCCGCGCGAGCTTCTCTCCCACGACCGACCCCATCGATCCACCGATGAATTTGAAATTCATGACGGTGAGAACCACGTTCATGCCGTCCATCCGGCCGCGCCCCGATGTCAGCGCCTCGTTCGCGCCCTTCGCCTCCGCCACCCTGACCCTGTCCACGTATGCTTTCGAGTCGGTGAACTGGAGCGGATCGTCCGACCTGAGATCGGTGTCGAGTTCGCGGAAGCTGCCTTCGTCGAGGAGAAGGGAGATGTAGCCCTCGAAAGGAAAGGGCATGTGATGCCCGCACTCGGGACAGACTCTGAGGTTTTCGCGAAGCCCTGCCAGATAAAGTATCTCGCGGCATTCCGGGCACTTTTCGAAAACGTCGCGGGTGACCTTGCGCCGCTCACGACCCGTGATAGGCTTGTTGGTCCGCCGGAACCAAGCCATTTACCTACCTCCGTTGTTCTGGGCTGGAATCCCCTGCATCTGCGTCCGATCAGGTCGGTCGTTCTTCCGCGACCCGCCAGCAAATCGCGGCGGCGACCCATGACATCAGAAGGAAGGTACCACCGTAGCTCAGAAAAGGTAGTGGGATACCGGTGATCGGGGTGACGCCCATGGTCATGCCGACGTTCACGAATATGTGGACGAACCACATCCCAGCCACGCCGCTGAGCACGAGCCTTCCGAAGAGATCCTTGGAACGCGCAGCCATGCGCAACTGGAGAAAGACGACACCGCAGAGAGCGATCACCGCCGCCGAAGCGCCCAGGAATCCCAGTTCTTCGCCGACGACGCTGAAGATGAAGTCGGTATGCTGCTCCGGCAGGAATCCCAGCTCCTTCTGCGCTCCCTGGGCAAATCCCTGGCCGGTCAATCCCCCTGCGCCGATAGCCGCCTTCGACTGAAGCAACTGATATCCGACGCCGCTCGGATCGACGGTAGGGTCGAGCCACACGCGAATCCTGTTCTTCTGATATCCCTGGAGCGAATTCCAAAGCGGCCGAGCGGTGGCCCCGGCGAGGAAATTGGCGGAGAAGACGAGAGCGGCGCTGAGCAGGGACCTGGTTTCCAAGCGTTTCTCCCTCCACAACAGGAAGAGGACGAGGGCGACCATGTAGACCGCCCAGAGCAGAGTGCTGGTGCTGCCCAGGACGAACCCCAGAATCGGGCAGGTCGCAAACGCGAGCTGAATGGGCGGCATCCCGGCCCAGACCAGCGCGGCGAGCATTATGCCGACGAAGGCCAACGCCGTTCCGATGTCCGGCTGAAGCATCACCAGCCCGAGAGGCAGCGCCCCGATCATCCCGGGTACGACGAGGTCCTGCATCGAGGGCCGGGCCTTTCTCTGCTTCCTGTCGGAGAGATACGACGCGAGGAAGGCGATGGTCGCAACCTTCGCGATCTCGGAAGGCTGGAAGCCGATCGGCCCCAGATCTATCCAGCTCTTGACTCCCACGGCCGTCCCTCGCCCGGTTCCGACGACAAGAGTGGCCGCCAGCAGGGTCATGGAGAGTCCGTACGCGCCCTTTGCGCTCCATCGCAACCAGTTGAACGGAACCTGAGTGACCGCGAGGAAGGCCAGAATGGAGATTCCGGTCCACAACGCCTGTCTAGCCCATGCTCCCGTAGCGGACGTGTCCGGTCCGTGCAGCACGCCGGCGGAGTAGATCATCGCCACTCCGAAGAGGGTGAGCGCGAATATCAGCCCGACGAAGAGGTTGCGGAGCGCCATCCGACTACCCTGGCTCCGAGTCCGTCGGTCCATGAACAATCTCGCGCGGGCGCATAGTACGGCGGACCGAAGCACCGGCAAGGGAACGAGTCACGGTCGCCGGTTTCCCGTCTCCTGCTCGGCGCGGCTCATCCGATCCCAGTACCAGGCGGGATAGACACCTGCATTCGTATAGTCCAGGTAAGTCTGGAGGGTGTCGACGGCGATGCCGTGCTTGGTTCTCAGATAATAGTCCGCCGCCTTGGCCACGATGGGCGCCGCCGTCTCCGACCCGCTCTCGCCGTACTCGACCATCACCACGACCACGATCTCGGGGGGACCGTCGAACGGGCCGCCCATCCCAGCGAACCAGGCGTGGTCGTGCGCCTCACCCTTGATACTGAGAGAATTCTGGCCCGTCCCGGTCTTGCCCAGGACCTGCCAGTGCTCCAGGGCGGTCGCGTAATGCGCCGTTCCCCCGGGCTGAGTTACCCTTCTCAATCCCTCCCGCACCGCTGCGAGCTCTTCCTCCCCGAGGTTCAGAACCCAGCCCTCTCCCAGTTCCGCGCCGACGGCGATGGTAGGAGGAGGAGCCGAACCGTCCCGGGCGAGCGCCAGATAAAACTGCGCGATCTTGAGGGGAGTCTGCGAGTTCGGGCCCTGCCCGATAGCCAGACTGAGGACCTCGTTCTCCTTGGCGTCATATCCGAAGACCCGTTCCCAGAACTCCCGCCCTTCGGGGAAGACACCTTCGTTCTCCCGGGGCAGATCGATTCCGCACTTGTCTCGGAATCCTATCTGGTTGGCACGGTCGAGGAGACGGTCCAGCCCCAGACGCATGCCTAGCTGGTAGAAGTAGACGTTGCAGGAATTGCCGATGGCCTGAGCCATGTTGTTGTAGCCGTGGCCCTCTGGGTCCCAGCAGCGTCGGTAGTCGCCGCCGAAGGACATCCCGCCCCGGCAGGGAGTCGGCATAAACTCGTCGACCTCGACGACGTCCTGATCGAGTCCGATCGCGGCCACGGCGAGCTTCCAGGTCGAGGCCGGAGCATACCTGCCGAGAACGGCCCTGTTGAAGAGAGGATTGCTCGAATCGCCGGCGAGTCGCCCCCAAAGCTCGGTGTCGATGCCGCCGACGAAGTCGTTGGGATCGTAGCTGGGCGTTGAGTAGAGCGCGAGAACGCCACCGTTTTCCACATCCAGCGCCACAACGGCACCCGTCAGCGTATCCGGGAAGATCCGCGCGATCCATTCCTGCAACCCGAGATGGATATTGAGCCTGAGATCCTCGCCCGACGTGCCCGGGGCCTGGCGGGAAGAGGCGAACTCGCCCACGATGCGTCCGCGGGAGTCGACCTCGACGTAACGGAATCCCTGGGTGCCCTGGAGCGACATATCGTAGACTCGTTCCAGCCCGTCCTTGCCGACGACCATTCCGCTTCGGTACCGGTCGTTCGGGAATCCGTCGCTCCCGAGCTCGGTTTCCGATATCTCGCCGACGTAACCGGTCAGATGTGCGACCGTGCGCCCTGCGGGATAGAGTCTTCGCGGCCGGGTTTCGACGACTACCCGCGGGAATTCGTCGGGGCGTTCGGCGATGGCGCTCACCGTTCGGAAATCGGCATCTCTGTCGATGACGACGGGTTGATTTCCGTGGCGCCTCGACGCCTCCAGGTGACGCCGGATCTCGGACTCCGGAATCGCTACGTAGGTGCCGATATGGCGCAGGGCCGACTCGAGGTCGCTCAAGTTGGTGGGCACGACCACGATACTGTAGCCCTGCGTGCTGGTTGCGATCATGCGTCCGTCCCGATCGACGATGTCCCCGCGCGGCACCGCCACCGGCATCCGGCGCACACGATTCGACTCGGCCCTCAGCTCCCACTCCTCGGTACCGAGTATCTGAAGCCTGAAGAGCGAACCCAGGAGAATCGCCAAGGCGAGAAATACGAATCCCTGGCATGCCCATTCCCTTACGAACGCGTCAGCGCCGGCGTGCGGCTTCACAGCCTCTCCTCGGTCAGACCCAGAAGGATTACGATGAAGAACCCCACGAACACCAGGTACCCGCCGCCGATGCCTGCGGCGACTGCGGCTTCAGTCAGACTGCCGCGATTGTCGCCGCCCGCCACCCAGACCGCTGTGTCGACGGCGAGTTTTCCGAAGAAGAGGTAGGACGCGAAGAACCATCTCGAATAGACGATCAACCGCGTACACAGCGAACCGAGTATGCCAGCCACGGTTCCCGCCAGCGCGTTGGCGCCGAAAGCCGAGAGGGCGGTGGCGTCCTTGAGAAGCCCCAGAACCAACCCGGCGAAGGCTGCGACGGCGAGCGGGGAGGTTCGGGCGACGATGAGTATGGCGAGGGTGACCAGATCGGGCGCCAACGCCCCCAGTCCCAAACCCACGTGAAGAAAAAGATGGAGCGCGACCAGGAAGACGGAGAGGGCGACTAAACGAGTCCTGTTCCTGACAACCGTTCCTTCGCGTTCGCCACCGGCAGGGGAACGGTGGATCTGGTCCGCCGCGGCCATCAGAACCCGTTTCCGCCGGGTCGGATTCCGCTCGTGCGGTCCCGGGGCGGCGGCGCTCCGAGAGTGTCGTCGGCCAAGGCGTCCAGGGAATCGGCCGACCAGAGGCTTCTGAGGTCGTCGTCCGGGCCCGCCACGCTCACAGCGGCATAGAGGACCGACGCGGGCTTCACCGCCGGTGTGAGCCAGTAGGTCTTCGCCCACGGTTCCCGCTCGGCCCGCACTTCGGAGATAACGCCGATCGGTATGCCTCGTGGATATACGCTGCCGAGACCACTGGTCAAGACCCGCTTGCCGATGACGGGATCGCCGTGATAGGGCAGCCCGTCCAGTACGAGACGGTCCTCCTCCCGGTAGGTTCCTCGTTCCGTCCAGACTATGCCGTAGGCGCTTCCGCTCTCCACCATCGCGCTCGCCCGGAAATCCGCGTGCGTCCAGTCGATGCCCACGGCGGAGCCGCGCCTTGCCTGAACGATCCGCCCGACCACGCCGTCGGGAGTGATGACGGGCCGTCCCGGCGTCACCCCTTCGTCGATTCCCTTGTTGACGATGAACATGCCCTCGGAGCCCGCGCCGCGGGTGCGCAGCAGGGCGACTCCGACGAACTTGCCCACCCCCCTGTCGCCGAGATCGAAGAGGGCGCGCAGAGACTCCACCTCCTCATCGAGACTCGCCGAATAGGTCACCACCGCCATCAGCGAATCGATCTTGCGCCTGTGTATCTCCAGTTCCGACACGGAGTGTCGCGCCGTCTCGAGCTCCGTCCGGATCGCCACGAAGGGTCTGAGAACCGATGCTCGAAGCGCCGTCGCCATGTCCGCTTGCACCTCGGCGGGCGTGAATCTCAGCGTCGCTCCGATGACGAGGGTGAAAACCGCCAGGAGGATATCGAGAAGCGTGCCCCCGGCGCCGGATCTCCGAGGGCGACGCCGCCCTATTCCTGCAAAACCCTGCTGAATCTGTCCCAATCGTCCAACACCCGCCCTGCTCCCCGGATCACGCAGGTGAGGGGTTCGTCATCGACGTGAACCACAAGGCCGGTTTCGTGCTGCAGAAGTTCGTTGAGCCCCCTGGTCAGCGCTCCGCCGCCGGTCAGGAAGACGCCGTGATCCATGATGTCCGCGACCAACTGGGGCGGTGTGCTTTCAAGCGCCCGTCTGACCGCGTAGACGATATCCTGGATGGGTTCCTGCATACACTCGCGAACCTCCTCCGAGTGAATCGTCACGGAACGGGGAATGCCGGTCACCAGGTCCCGTCCCTTCACGTCCATCTCCCTCTCGCTTCCGACATCGAAGGCGGAGCCCACCTGGATGCGTAGGGTCTCGATCTCCCATTCGCCGACCGAGAGGTTGTGGTTGCGACGGATGTACTGCTTGATGGCCTCGTCGAATCTGTCGCACGCCACCTTGATCGAGGTGTTGGAAACCACCGTCGACAGGGCGATGACCGCGATCTCGCTGGTGCCTCCCCCGATGTCGATCACGATATTGCCCTGGGGAGCGTCGACGGGCAGCCCGACGCCGATAGCCGCCGCCATGGGTTCGGCGATCGTGTAGACCGACCGAGCTCCCGCCGAGATGGCCCCGGATCGCACGGCCCTTTTTTCGAGCTGGGTGATTCCGGAGGGTACGCCCACCACCATGCGGGGACGGATGCGAAAGAAGTGCTTCCTGACCGCCTGGCGCAGGAAGTGACGGAGCATCATCTCGGTCACGTCCACATCGGCGATCACTCCGTCGCGAAGAGGACGTACGGCCTTTATGGTTTCCCCGGTCCTGCCCAGCATCCGCTTGGCTTCCAGGCCGATGCCTGCGATCTCGGTACCGCCCTTGCCGTTGCTTCGGATCGCCACGACGGAGGGTTCGTTGAGCACGACACCCCTCC
Coding sequences:
- the mreD gene encoding rod shape-determining protein MreD, whose product is MAAADQIHRSPAGGEREGTVVRNRTRLVALSVFLVALHLFLHVGLGLGALAPDLVTLAILIVARTSPLAVAAFAGLVLGLLKDATALSAFGANALAGTVAGILGSLCTRLIVYSRWFFASYLFFGKLAVDTAVWVAGGDNRGSLTEAAVAAGIGGGYLVFVGFFIVILLGLTEERL
- a CDS encoding rod shape-determining protein MreC; the protein is MGQIQQGFAGIGRRRPRRSGAGGTLLDILLAVFTLVIGATLRFTPAEVQADMATALRASVLRPFVAIRTELETARHSVSELEIHRRKIDSLMAVVTYSASLDEEVESLRALFDLGDRGVGKFVGVALLRTRGAGSEGMFIVNKGIDEGVTPGRPVITPDGVVGRIVQARRGSAVGIDWTHADFRASAMVESGSAYGIVWTERGTYREEDRLVLDGLPYHGDPVIGKRVLTSGLGSVYPRGIPIGVISEVRAEREPWAKTYWLTPAVKPASVLYAAVSVAGPDDDLRSLWSADSLDALADDTLGAPPPRDRTSGIRPGGNGF
- a CDS encoding bifunctional folylpolyglutamate synthase/dihydrofolate synthase, with translation MGLIEPTRTAQAVPSSFPAGSVVTPDRLDGPLADPLAGSLFGPLATGAHWGLARVFAALADVGDPHLACTVIHVGGTNGKGSVASTLASVLVADGRRAACYLSPHLCSIRERMLVGGLPVTEEELLEAARVVRGPVIRRGLTFFEAVTVLAFKVFERARAEVAVVEVGLGGRLDATNVVRPEITAITNIALDHADYLGGTLESIAREKAGIVKEGAPLLTAEHRSRLLSLFRDTARNVGAPFHSVDPGSISPVEVRREGTSFSMRTNSWGELSLRTPLVGRHQATNAALAVSLLDRMSEPLRPSRESVLDGVAEVIYCGRNQLEEIDGLTWLFDGAHNTAGMTSLADTLGRLELPRPLVALVGVLGDKDWRSMLPQILRLADGAVLTQPPSASPERCWSIPEARDAVRGITRIAVEEDFGRALEAASSLAGGGSVVVCGSIYTVGSALSALGLEPLNAG
- a CDS encoding rod shape-determining protein, giving the protein MAWFNTDRLTPVTDVAVDLGTANTLVYVRGRGVVLNEPSVVAIRSNGKGGTEIAGIGLEAKRMLGRTGETIKAVRPLRDGVIADVDVTEMMLRHFLRQAVRKHFFRIRPRMVVGVPSGITQLEKRAVRSGAISAGARSVYTIAEPMAAAIGVGLPVDAPQGNIVIDIGGGTSEIAVIALSTVVSNTSIKVACDRFDEAIKQYIRRNHNLSVGEWEIETLRIQVGSAFDVGSEREMDVKGRDLVTGIPRSVTIHSEEVRECMQEPIQDIVYAVRRALESTPPQLVADIMDHGVFLTGGGALTRGLNELLQHETGLVVHVDDEPLTCVIRGAGRVLDDWDRFSRVLQE
- a CDS encoding acetyl-CoA carboxylase carboxyltransferase subunit beta translates to MAWFRRTNKPITGRERRKVTRDVFEKCPECREILYLAGLRENLRVCPECGHHMPFPFEGYISLLLDEGSFRELDTDLRSDDPLQFTDSKAYVDRVRVAEAKGANEALTSGRGRMDGMNVVLTVMNFKFIGGSMGSVVGEKLARAGRTALEEEEPLIAVSASGGARMQEGIYSLMQMAKTSAVLGRLHERGIPFISVLTHPTTGGVTASFAMLGDANLAEPGALVGFAGPRVIEATIRESLPKGFQRAQFLLDHGMIDAVVTRCAMKDTIVRLLRHQFNGWG
- the mrdA gene encoding penicillin-binding protein 2, with protein sequence MKPHAGADAFVREWACQGFVFLALAILLGSLFRLQILGTEEWELRAESNRVRRMPVAVPRGDIVDRDGRMIATSTQGYSIVVVPTNLSDLESALRHIGTYVAIPESEIRRHLEASRRHGNQPVVIDRDADFRTVSAIAERPDEFPRVVVETRPRRLYPAGRTVAHLTGYVGEISETELGSDGFPNDRYRSGMVVGKDGLERVYDMSLQGTQGFRYVEVDSRGRIVGEFASSRQAPGTSGEDLRLNIHLGLQEWIARIFPDTLTGAVVALDVENGGVLALYSTPSYDPNDFVGGIDTELWGRLAGDSSNPLFNRAVLGRYAPASTWKLAVAAIGLDQDVVEVDEFMPTPCRGGMSFGGDYRRCWDPEGHGYNNMAQAIGNSCNVYFYQLGMRLGLDRLLDRANQIGFRDKCGIDLPRENEGVFPEGREFWERVFGYDAKENEVLSLAIGQGPNSQTPLKIAQFYLALARDGSAPPPTIAVGAELGEGWVLNLGEEELAAVREGLRRVTQPGGTAHYATALEHWQVLGKTGTGQNSLSIKGEAHDHAWFAGMGGPFDGPPEIVVVVMVEYGESGSETAAPIVAKAADYYLRTKHGIAVDTLQTYLDYTNAGVYPAWYWDRMSRAEQETGNRRP
- the rodA gene encoding rod shape-determining protein RodA translates to MALRNLFVGLIFALTLFGVAMIYSAGVLHGPDTSATGAWARQALWTGISILAFLAVTQVPFNWLRWSAKGAYGLSMTLLAATLVVGTGRGTAVGVKSWIDLGPIGFQPSEIAKVATIAFLASYLSDRKQRKARPSMQDLVVPGMIGALPLGLVMLQPDIGTALAFVGIMLAALVWAGMPPIQLAFATCPILGFVLGSTSTLLWAVYMVALVLFLLWREKRLETRSLLSAALVFSANFLAGATARPLWNSLQGYQKNRIRVWLDPTVDPSGVGYQLLQSKAAIGAGGLTGQGFAQGAQKELGFLPEQHTDFIFSVVGEELGFLGASAAVIALCGVVFLQLRMAARSKDLFGRLVLSGVAGMWFVHIFVNVGMTMGVTPITGIPLPFLSYGGTFLLMSWVAAAICWRVAEERPT